The Paenibacillus amylolyticus genome contains the following window.
GCCACGAGGCGGACCTAAAATCCGTTACGGATTGTAATGCATCCGATGTATTGGACTATGACGGATTCATGATCGGCGTGTACACCTGGGGAGACGGGGAATTGCCAGATGAATTCCTTGATTTCTATGAGGAGCTGGATGAGCTTGACTTGAGTGGTAAGAGAGCCGCAGTGTTTGGTAGTGGTGACACTTCGTATGAGCAGTACTGCGGTGCAGTGGATCTCGCGGCTGCCAAGCTGCAAGAGCGTGGGGCG
Protein-coding sequences here:
- a CDS encoding flavodoxin, which translates into the protein MAKLLVAYASMTGNTEEIAELIVEGITQSGHEADLKSVTDCNASDVLDYDGFMIGVYTWGDGELPDEFLDFYEELDELDLSGKRAAVFGSGDTSYEQYCGAVDLAAAKLQERGAEVSPEMLKIEYSPLEQEKDTCRDFGKRFAAAGLQVS